A window of the Tripterygium wilfordii isolate XIE 37 chromosome 12, ASM1340144v1, whole genome shotgun sequence genome harbors these coding sequences:
- the LOC120010717 gene encoding zinc finger CCCH domain-containing protein 3, with product MPLGKYYCDYCDKEFQDNPVSRRRHLQSSLHLKAKALWYDSFKFTDSNQSFPTNDGSSVFVSKGVCNRFFKTGYCPYGDSCKYWHPNNYNSTAQVARGSTGSIQLPVVSGNQLVGGGSAPGDVVRDSMGMSWGNLPPSLKPPPEGGYPPLPFVDWG from the exons ATGCCGTTGGGTAAGTACTACTGCGATTACTGCGACAAAGAATTCCAAGACAATCCAGTCTCTCGCCGACGCCATCTTCAGAGCTCTCTCCACCTCAAAGCCAAGGCTCTCTGGTACGACTCCTTCAAATTCACAG ATTCCAATCAGTCTTTCCCCACCAACGATGGTAGTAGTGTCTTCGTTTCTAAAGGAGTCTGCAACCGATTTTTCAAAACG GGATACTGCCCATATGGCGATTCTTGCAAATACTGGCATCCCAACAACTACAACAGCACCGCTCAAGTTGCGAGAG GCTCTACTGGTAGCATTCAGTTGCCTGTTGTTTCAGGGAATCAGTTGGTGGGTGGAGGTTCTGCGCCTG GTGATGTGGTGAGAGATAGCATGGGAATGTCATGGGGCAACCTTCCTCCTTCACTGAAGCCTCCTCCTGAGGGTGGATATCCACCTCTTCCCTTTGTGGACTGGGGATAG